The Arabidopsis thaliana chromosome 5, partial sequence genomic interval CATAAGCCTCCAAATAATCCAATACATCGACATAAGTTGGGAAGCTGCTTTCGCCTCTGTTCGGCCAAAGGAAATCGGAGAGCTCATAGCTTACTCGAACCGACTGGAGCTTAGTTGTTTCATACGTACATTTTCTCCAAACACCTCCAATCGAATCAGAGGCTTCAAAGACTTGTGGATGGTGACGTGCTAAGTGCTTAGCGGCAGCTAAACCGCTAACACCCGCACCTATGATAGCTACTCTTGATGAAGTATGCATATTGTAGTTGTAAGCCATGAAAAAGATTATGAAATAGAGAGatattataaaactttttatgtGGAAAATATTTTGAGATTTGTTGATTTGCATAGAACATCTTTATAAGGTGCTATTGGGTCGGATCTTGTCTAGTCGGATCGGATATAGCTATTTGGGAGCATGTAAGTTGAAAGTATAAGAGTTTTAATGTCAATTAAAACCAATGCTAAGATTAAGAAAAGTGACGTCATGATTCTGACGTTTACAAATGGCGTCAGTTATCTAAGTGAAACGAGATAGCTTGTCCCTTTTAAAAGCTAAAGTTTGGATATGTGCGACACgctattaacaaaacaaaactaaataatttctTTACGTAGGTTCAGGCTTCTTTTGCCAAACTCTAGGTTGGTGgaagttgatttttttatattttatatttagtcTAGGAACAGAATGTTCTACTCTATAgatctcttcctttcttttctaGATAACAGAAGAGTTacatatttagttattttcgTTCTTTCTTTCTACATGCTTTCTTTGTATTTATGCTTCCGAATCAGATGGCACTTCTCCGATAGGTCATACAAAATATCACTTttcgaagaaaacaaaatctgacaGACTTAAAAGTACATATAGTTCATTTTGATACCGTACAATACAaaggtttctctcttttacatCATATATAACTTAAGAAAACATTGGTCGTAACAATATTTTGGCATCAAAAGTAAACTCAATTCAACAATGTACAGTAACAAAGAAGTTATCAAGTGGACTTAACCACAACCTATACATTACTTCCTATGACCTGACACTAATTTTACCGTACTAGAGGAAACTTTTTCACAATGCGCATCAATATAAGGAAACGAAGTAAATGTGACTATGAAGTTGCCAAGCAGAATCAAACCTTAGCCCGGTTTAGATTAGATGGAAAAAAGCAGGTAATTATGCATAATTAAAGAACCCTAGCATGGAGTGGTTACAGGAAGAAACACCTAATTAGCTTCTCAACATCCTTTTAGGATGATGAGTCCTAGTTCAAGTCGTTGGATTGTGCAAAAATGCCACGAATAGATATATAATCAACATAAAATACAGAGAGCATGGTTCCAACGACTGAACCGACCCATGTAGAAGTCAAGTTCACATGGTTGGGCATCGAAGTGCCAAAGGTCTTTTAAAAAGACCATTTAGATGGAATACAAAGAGTAGCAGTTTTAATAATCATTACCTCTCTTATGAATGGTTATTCTCTTGTGAGTGTCTTCTGTGCTCTCTATCACCATGATGGCTACTACCTCTGCTCGTCTTATGGCTTTCTTCCCCATTCTCACTATTGTGGCGTCTCTTTCCTTCTGACTGCTTTTCAGGAGGGCTTcccatttttctctttctgcTATGCATCATCGGGGACACATTGTTGTTTACCATTTCACCTTCCTCTGTATTTTTGACTTCTCCTTTAACATCTAAAATCTCACCATGTTCTGTACCCATGAGATCAGAGTTCTCCGCCTTTGGCCTGCTCTGTACTTTCCTTTCCTTCGTCTTTTCATCCTCAACAGCTAGTTGCACATCTTCCAGTTCTCTTTCAATCAAATCATCCTCATCCATCAAATCCTTTTTCCTCGTTCTTTCACCTAGCAACTTCTTAGCTTTCTCTCGTTTAGCCTTCACCTTATCTCGAAgcaatttcaaatcttttggCGATTGGCTGATTAGGGCATCACCCACATCAACATTTCGAGATTTATGAACAGCACCATCATCTTGTAGCTCTCCACCCTCTCTTTCTGAGTTGTCTTTCCCAGGTCCCTCAACTAAAGGTCTAGAGTTATGGGGGGCTTCTCTCACATTGTCCTTATGGGCTGGATGGCTTTCAAGATGTAGGctgctttcttttgtttctctctctatctcctctTTGTTATCGACACTGACATTAGCTGCCTCACCACCCCCATTCTCATTGTTCTGATTCAATACTCCTTTGGATGAACCCCCATGATTATCAGAATTTGATTGTTCATGGGTTGAACGTACTGATGACGTTTGCCTAGAACCAACATGCTCATCGGTTGAAACCGCATTTCTGGAGCCTGGTCGCTGAGCTGACCCTCCACCTACACTACTCTCGACTTCACTTCCTTGAGATGCAGGGACACGATTTTGCTCATAAAGCTCAAGCATTTGGTTGCTAACATCTGAGATATACAAAAGACGATTACTCTTGAAATcataaagaaaaagggaaTGGAAgtcaaacaaggaaacaagaaTTGTCAAGTCAATTCATATTGTACATACCCTCCAGTTGTCTGGGTGTGACATCAAATTCTTGCCACCAAACCTTCTCTCCATCTGATGGTAACTTCACTTTAAGGAACTTGGCCGCAAGAAATATTGCACCAGCCGCAATATGATGAGGCTTAAATTGCAGGCAGAGAGATGTCCGTAGACTGCAAGCCACTTTTCATTGTATGAAGACGAAAATACAAGGCACATAGAATTATTGGAAGCTTTAGAAGGAAATAGTTCTTGAACGTACCCATCATTAACAAAATTCCATGCAACTTGGGCAAGTGCATTCTGTGCAACcttaaatttctttattgCTTCTACCAGGGGTTTATAAGGATGATAAACATTGAGGTCAAAGCCTAGAGTGGAAAGAACAATTTTTTCTCCGTTTAATATAAGCTCTTTTTGTTGCTCATATACTTCCTGAAAAAGTGATATAGGTCAAATACATTTTGATATGCTGACCAACAGACAATAAATCAGGACCAAAGGACCATGGTTCTACAAAACAACGAAGCAAAGTCTGTAGCTAATACTAAAACCTCAAtgtcaaataaaacaaaagatatggGGAAAAAATGATACGTTCATCTATAACTAGTAAAACAGAGGTGAGAAATTAGGAAGATTCAGTAGTAAGATGGAATACCTTTTGCTTGATTTTCTGGGAAGCACCAGGATCCTTCTTGTTTATAATCTCATAGGAGACAAAAATAACATCTTTCAAGGGCCGTGGAGTTTCCTCAACCTTTCCAGCAAGGAACATGCATACAGTTGCAATGGTCTGCAGAAACAACATGAAGAGAGAGCTCAGTAAAGATCCGAGTATTTTTTTCCGCTCTAGAAGAAATAACAACAATCACAATTCACTAATTCTGCATAGaataagtaaaaaagaaaaatctaaatcaAAGTGGTAGCGAAACTATAAATGAAACTACAATAATGAGCTCTCTATAAATACCATGAAAAATGGCAAGGAGATGGATCcactatatataaaaccaataCATTTCAATACCTTAAATAC includes:
- a CDS encoding Cyclin family protein (Cyclin family protein; FUNCTIONS IN: cyclin-dependent protein kinase activity; INVOLVED IN: in 6 processes; EXPRESSED IN: 25 plant structures; EXPRESSED DURING: 15 growth stages; CONTAINS InterPro DOMAIN/s: Cyclin-like (InterPro:IPR011028), Transcription regulator cyclin (InterPro:IPR015429), Cyclin-related (InterPro:IPR013763), Cyclin, N-terminal (InterPro:IPR006671), Cyclin (InterPro:IPR006670); BEST Arabidopsis thaliana protein match is: Cyclin family protein (TAIR:AT4G19600.1); Has 4751 Blast hits to 4271 proteins in 366 species: Archae - 7; Bacteria - 169; Metazoa - 2069; Fungi - 662; Plants - 531; Viruses - 15; Other Eukaryotes - 1298 (source: NCBI BLink).) produces the protein MAGVLAGECSYSESGVSSHSRNSHEKQEEVSRWYFGRKEIEENSPSRLDGIDLKKETYLRKSYCTFLQDLGMRLKVPQVTIATAIIFCHRFFFRQSHAKNDRRTIATVCMFLAGKVEETPRPLKDVIFVSYEIINKKDPGASQKIKQKEVYEQQKELILNGEKIVLSTLGFDLNVYHPYKPLVEAIKKFKVAQNALAQVAWNFVNDGLRTSLCLQFKPHHIAAGAIFLAAKFLKVKLPSDGEKVWWQEFDVTPRQLEDVSNQMLELYEQNRVPASQGSEVESSVGGGSAQRPGSRNAVSTDEHVGSRQTSSVRSTHEQSNSDNHGGSSKGVLNQNNENGGGEAANVSVDNKEEIERETKESSLHLESHPAHKDNVREAPHNSRPLVEGPGKDNSEREGGELQDDGAVHKSRNVDVGDALISQSPKDLKLLRDKVKAKREKAKKLLGERTRKKDLMDEDDLIERELEDVQLAVEDEKTKERKVQSRPKAENSDLMGTEHGEILDVKGEVKNTEEGEMVNNNVSPMMHSRKRKMGSPPEKQSEGKRRHNSENGEESHKTSRGSSHHGDREHRRHSQENNHS
- a CDS encoding Cyclin family protein (Cyclin family protein; FUNCTIONS IN: cyclin-dependent protein kinase activity; INVOLVED IN: in 6 processes; EXPRESSED IN: 24 plant structures; EXPRESSED DURING: 15 growth stages; CONTAINS InterPro DOMAIN/s: Cyclin-like (InterPro:IPR011028), Cyclin-related (InterPro:IPR013763), Transcription regulator cyclin (InterPro:IPR015429), Cyclin, N-terminal (InterPro:IPR006671), Cyclin (InterPro:IPR006670); BEST Arabidopsis thaliana protein match is: Cyclin family protein (TAIR:AT4G19600.1); Has 4079 Blast hits to 3698 proteins in 345 species: Archae - 2; Bacteria - 149; Metazoa - 1860; Fungi - 545; Plants - 474; Viruses - 8; Other Eukaryotes - 1041 (source: NCBI BLink).) translates to MAGVLAGECSYSESGVSSHSRNSHEKQEEVSRWYFGRKEIEENSPSRLDGIDLKKETYLRKSYCTFLQDLGMRLKLAWFLDIIAYVCTDVTIATAIIFCHRFFFRQSHAKNDRRTIATVCMFLAGKVEETPRPLKDVIFVSYEIINKKDPGASQKIKQKEVYEQQKELILNGEKIVLSTLGFDLNVYHPYKPLVEAIKKFKVAQNALAQVAWNFVNDGLRTSLCLQFKPHHIAAGAIFLAAKFLKVKLPSDGEKVWWQEFDVTPRQLEDVSNQMLELYEQNRVPASQGSEVESSVGGGSAQRPGSRNAVSTDEHVGSRQTSSVRSTHEQSNSDNHGGSSKGVLNQNNENGGGEAANVSVDNKEEIERETKESSLHLESHPAHKDNVREAPHNSRPLVEGPGKDNSEREGGELQDDGAVHKSRNVDVGDALISQSPKDLKLLRDKVKAKREKAKKLLGERTRKKDLMDEDDLIERELEDVQLAVEDEKTKERKVQSRPKAENSDLMGTEHGEILDVKGEVKNTEEGEMVNNNVSPMMHSRKRKMGSPPEKQSEGKRRHNSENGEESHKTSRGSSHHGDREHRRHSQENNHS
- a CDS encoding Cyclin family protein; this translates as MFLAGKVEETPRPLKDVIFVSYEIINKKDPGASQKIKQKEVYEQQKELILNGEKIVLSTLGFDLNVYHPYKPLVEAIKKFKVAQNALAQVAWNFVNDGLRTSLCLQFKPHHIAAGAIFLAAKFLKVKLPSDGEKVWWQEFDVTPRQLEDVSNQMLELYEQNRVPASQGSEVESSVGGGSAQRPGSRNAVSTDEHVGSRQTSSVRSTHEQSNSDNHGGSSKGVLNQNNENGGGEAANVSVDNKEEIERETKESSLHLESHPAHKDNVREAPHNSRPLVEGPGKDNSEREGGELQDDGAVHKSRNVDVGDALISQSPKDLKLLRDKVKAKREKAKKLLGERTRKKDLMDEDDLIERELEDVQLAVEDEKTKERKVQSRPKAENSDLMGTEHGEILDVKGEVKNTEEGEMVNNNVSPMMHSRKRKMGSPPEKQSEGKRRHNSENGEESHKTSRGSSHHGDREHRRHSQENNHS